From Brassica rapa cultivar Chiifu-401-42 unplaced genomic scaffold, CAAS_Brap_v3.01 Scaffold0590, whole genome shotgun sequence, a single genomic window includes:
- the LOC117130605 gene encoding uncharacterized protein LOC117130605, translating to INVAILTPADRTLQANQCIKNVPLVIQGKEFVADLLVVPLKGYEVILGMDWLSSYRVQVDCGKGRLLFSRDKRPEMVYYGISPSMTVSLVAAMRVQDLFQDGEVYLVTLSVSGGATNDEVKVEDIEVVQEFKDVFAPLKELPPPRSNPFSIDLEPEAKPIAKAP from the coding sequence GATAAATGTGGCCATCTTGACCCCCGCAGACCGAACCCTTCAAGCAAATCAGTGTATCAAGAATGTTCCATTGGTCATTCAAGGCAAAGAGTTTGTGGCAGATCTGTTAGTCGTGCCTTTGAAAGGGTACGAGGTAATCCTTGGAATGGATTGGTTATCGAGCTACAGAGTTCAGGTCGACTGTGGAAAGGGAAGGTTGTTGTTCAGCAGAGATAAACGACCAGAGATGGTATACTATGGAATCAGTCCTAGTATGACTGTGTCTTTGGTAGCAGCAATGAGAGTACAAGATCTGTTTCAAGATGGGGAAGTATATTTGGTGACCTTATCGGTTAGTGGAGGAGCCACTAATGATGAAGTTAAGGTCGAAGACATTGAAGTGGTCCAGGAGTTTAAGGATGTATTTGCACCACTAAAGGAATTACCTCCACCTCGGAGTAATCCCTTTAGTATTGATTTGGAGCCTGAAGCAAAACCTATAGCTAAGGCACCATAA